In one window of Thermus neutrinimicus DNA:
- a CDS encoding MFS transporter codes for MKKWRYASGQLGLTLVSESFGTYLAFFYLEKLGLSAAFYALARTVYAFWDAVNDPLFGHLSDRTKTRLGRRRPWLLLGIPLFLLFYILVFWVPEWARSPQVLPYYFALGIVLYETMATVVWTNYGALFPEMFRGLSERAGAAALKRGTELFGLILGIAVAPLVYAQVGFWGMALLFALLALMAFAWFFPGIQEDPKAESGLGLRESFRLVLANGAFWVAALVGLLFEFGRMVIQTGMAFYAKHSLGLPEAATTFLFAAVFLVALPSVFLWGRLARALGGKRAWRLAHLLMGVAALLLFLPQSLLPAVLVGALVGVGFAGVRVTGEVVMAKVIDLDAERTGTRREGAYYSLVGLLGRASGALVGLSFALLGPLFGYVSGENPGPNPGLAFRFLVAVIPGVAILLAYFLSAFFPHEIKE; via the coding sequence GTGAAAAAGTGGCGCTACGCCTCGGGTCAGCTGGGGCTTACCTTGGTTTCCGAAAGCTTTGGCACCTATCTGGCCTTCTTTTATCTGGAAAAGCTGGGCCTTTCCGCCGCCTTCTATGCCCTGGCCCGCACGGTGTATGCCTTCTGGGATGCCGTCAATGACCCCCTATTCGGCCACCTTTCCGACCGCACCAAGACCCGCTTGGGCCGCAGGCGCCCTTGGCTCCTTTTGGGGATACCCCTTTTCCTCCTTTTCTACATCCTGGTCTTCTGGGTGCCCGAGTGGGCCCGTTCTCCCCAGGTTCTTCCCTACTACTTCGCCCTAGGAATCGTCCTTTACGAGACCATGGCCACCGTGGTTTGGACCAACTACGGGGCCCTTTTCCCGGAGATGTTCCGAGGACTTTCCGAAAGGGCGGGGGCTGCGGCCTTGAAGCGGGGAACGGAGCTTTTTGGCCTAATCCTGGGGATTGCCGTGGCCCCCTTGGTCTACGCCCAGGTGGGGTTTTGGGGCATGGCCCTCCTCTTCGCCTTGCTGGCCCTTATGGCCTTTGCCTGGTTCTTCCCCGGCATCCAGGAGGACCCCAAGGCGGAAAGCGGCCTGGGGCTAAGGGAGTCCTTCCGGCTGGTCCTGGCCAATGGGGCCTTCTGGGTGGCGGCCCTGGTGGGGCTCCTTTTTGAGTTTGGCCGCATGGTGATCCAGACGGGGATGGCCTTCTATGCCAAGCACAGCCTGGGCCTGCCCGAGGCCGCCACCACCTTCCTCTTCGCCGCGGTTTTCCTGGTGGCCTTGCCTTCGGTCTTCCTCTGGGGCCGGCTGGCAAGGGCCTTGGGGGGCAAAAGGGCCTGGCGGCTGGCTCACCTCCTCATGGGGGTGGCGGCCTTGCTCCTTTTCCTTCCCCAAAGCCTTTTGCCCGCCGTCCTGGTGGGGGCTTTGGTGGGGGTGGGGTTTGCGGGGGTGCGGGTCACGGGGGAGGTGGTGATGGCCAAGGTCATCGACCTGGACGCCGAAAGAACGGGGACCCGGCGGGAGGGAGCCTACTACAGCCTGGTGGGGCTTTTGGGCCGGGCCTCGGGGGCCCTGGTGGGGCTCTCCTTCGCCCTCCTTGGGCCCCTTTTCGGGTACGTGAGCGGGGAAAACCCCGGGCCGAACCCGGGCTTGGCCTTCCGCTTCCTGGTGGCGGTGATCCCCGGGGTGGCCATTCTCCTCGCCTACTTCCTCAGCGCCTTCTTCCCCCATGAGATCAAGGAGTAG
- a CDS encoding glycoside hydrolase family 2 protein, with product MNPDPNHPRPTLGRPGWRSLEGTWDFALSEAERPEGVSFDRRIRVPFPPEAPGSGVGQPWVRVAWYRKVLRVKPRPGFRLFLRFGAVDYRAEVFLNGAKVLEHEGGHTPFALELTPFLGKPLEVLVRAEDDPLDPEKPRGKQALGEPGGIFYPRTTGIWQPVWLEWVPESHIASLRLRPDLEALGFHLEVRAQGEGDAVEVALFPGVRGEAPMGEKPWLEARFPLSDGLARGFLGLPLRGEAGAFLWRPENPVLFPLRLRLLGGRRVLDEAYSYGGLREVSAQQGVFLLNREPYFPKLVLDQGLWPEGHLAPPGLEALRRDILLAKALGFNGVRKHQKLEDPRYLHLADRHGLLVFAEMPSFFRFSPKAARRYLAELLAALERDHNHPSLVAWVLFNESWGLWPWGPEARSFLQGVFFLARSLDPTRLLVDNDGFEHGPFWDLYTVHDYAPPEVLARRYGQGAVPLAPMGRPLSWEGLPPGVRPFLSEFGGLRLQGSTLGWGYREVEGEEAFLQEVLRYLGAVCQSLLSGFCYTQLYDTFQEENGLLDFWRRPKVPPERVRAFLEGCEARRGLWE from the coding sequence ATGAACCCCGACCCCAACCATCCCAGGCCCACCCTAGGGCGTCCGGGCTGGAGGAGCCTCGAGGGGACCTGGGATTTTGCCCTTAGTGAGGCAGAGCGCCCGGAAGGGGTTTCCTTTGACCGTAGGATTCGGGTTCCCTTCCCCCCCGAGGCCCCAGGGAGCGGGGTGGGTCAGCCCTGGGTACGGGTGGCCTGGTACCGGAAGGTCCTAAGGGTAAAGCCCAGGCCTGGGTTTCGGCTTTTCCTGCGCTTCGGGGCCGTGGACTACCGGGCGGAGGTCTTTTTGAACGGGGCCAAAGTCCTGGAGCACGAAGGGGGGCACACCCCCTTCGCCTTAGAGCTCACCCCCTTCCTGGGTAAGCCCTTGGAGGTCCTGGTGCGGGCCGAGGACGACCCCTTGGATCCGGAAAAGCCCAGGGGCAAGCAGGCCCTGGGGGAGCCCGGGGGCATCTTCTACCCGAGGACCACGGGGATCTGGCAGCCGGTTTGGCTGGAATGGGTGCCGGAAAGTCACATCGCCTCCCTTCGCCTCCGTCCGGACCTCGAGGCCTTGGGTTTCCACCTGGAGGTCCGGGCCCAAGGGGAAGGGGATGCGGTGGAGGTGGCCCTTTTCCCAGGGGTAAGGGGGGAGGCGCCCATGGGGGAAAAGCCTTGGCTGGAGGCCCGCTTTCCCCTTTCGGACGGGCTTGCCCGGGGGTTTTTGGGGCTTCCCCTAAGGGGGGAGGCCGGCGCCTTCCTCTGGCGCCCGGAGAACCCGGTGCTTTTTCCCTTGCGCCTCCGCCTCCTCGGGGGAAGGCGGGTTCTGGACGAGGCCTACTCCTACGGGGGCTTAAGGGAGGTCTCCGCCCAGCAAGGGGTCTTCCTCCTCAACCGGGAGCCCTACTTCCCCAAGCTGGTCCTGGACCAGGGCCTTTGGCCGGAGGGGCACCTGGCCCCGCCTGGCCTCGAGGCCCTCAGGCGGGACATCCTCTTGGCCAAGGCCCTGGGCTTCAACGGGGTGCGCAAGCACCAGAAGCTGGAGGACCCCCGTTACCTCCACCTGGCGGACCGGCATGGGCTTCTGGTCTTCGCCGAGATGCCGAGCTTCTTCCGCTTCTCTCCCAAGGCTGCCCGGCGCTACCTGGCGGAGCTTTTGGCGGCCTTGGAGCGGGACCACAACCATCCCAGCCTGGTGGCCTGGGTTCTTTTCAACGAGAGCTGGGGCCTTTGGCCTTGGGGGCCTGAGGCCCGCTCCTTCCTCCAGGGCGTGTTTTTCCTGGCCCGCTCCTTGGACCCCACGCGCCTTTTGGTGGATAACGACGGCTTTGAGCACGGCCCCTTCTGGGACCTCTACACCGTGCACGACTACGCCCCTCCCGAGGTCCTAGCCCGCCGCTATGGACAAGGAGCCGTTCCCCTGGCCCCCATGGGCCGGCCCCTTTCCTGGGAGGGTCTACCCCCGGGGGTGCGCCCCTTCCTCTCCGAGTTTGGGGGCTTAAGGCTCCAGGGCTCCACCTTGGGCTGGGGGTACCGGGAGGTGGAGGGGGAGGAGGCCTTCTTGCAGGAGGTGCTCCGCTATCTGGGAGCCGTTTGCCAAAGCCTCCTGAGCGGGTTTTGCTACACCCAGCTCTACGACACCTTTCAGGAGGAAAACGGGCTTTTGGATTTCTGGCGCAGGCCCAAGGTGCCTCCAGAGAGGGTGCGGGCTTTTCTGGAGGGCTGTGAGGCCAGGCGCGGGCTTTGGGAGTAG
- a CDS encoding 50S ribosomal protein L25, whose translation MEYRLKAQYREGEKPAALRRAGKLPGVIYNKHLNRKVYVELGEFDKVFRQASIHHVIVLELPDGQELPTLVRQVNLDKRRRRPEHVDFYVLSDEPVEMYIPLRFVGTPQGVREGGVLQEVHRDILVRVSPRNIPEFIEVDVSGLGIGDSLHAADLKLPEGVKLAVSPEETIAAVVPPEDVEKLAAEALEAPAEPEVIKKGKKEEEE comes from the coding sequence ATGGAATACCGTTTGAAGGCCCAGTACCGGGAAGGGGAGAAGCCCGCCGCCTTGCGCCGGGCAGGGAAGCTCCCCGGCGTCATCTACAACAAGCACTTGAACCGGAAGGTTTACGTGGAGCTGGGGGAGTTTGACAAGGTCTTCCGCCAGGCTTCCATCCACCACGTGATCGTCCTGGAACTCCCCGACGGCCAGGAACTGCCCACCCTGGTGCGCCAGGTGAACCTGGATAAGCGCCGGCGCCGCCCCGAGCACGTGGACTTCTACGTGCTCTCCGACGAGCCCGTGGAGATGTACATTCCCTTGCGCTTCGTGGGCACGCCCCAGGGGGTGCGGGAAGGGGGTGTCTTGCAGGAGGTTCACCGGGACATCCTGGTGCGGGTTTCCCCCAGGAACATCCCCGAGTTCATCGAGGTGGACGTGTCGGGGCTGGGCATTGGGGATAGCCTGCATGCGGCTGACTTGAAGCTTCCCGAAGGAGTGAAGCTGGCGGTCTCCCCGGAGGAGACCATCGCCGCGGTGGTGCCCCCTGAGGACGTGGAGAAGCTGGCTGCCGAGGCCCTCGAGGCCCCCGCCGAGCCCGAGGTGATCAAGAAGGGCAAGAAGGAAGAGGAGGAGTAG
- a CDS encoding ribose-phosphate diphosphokinase, whose translation MEIKLFTGNAHPDLARRVAEALGIPLGKALVDRFPDGEVQVRLLESVRGNDVYLIQPTSPPVNDHLMELLLLADAARRSSAGRINAVIPYFGYARQDKQTQGREPVSAKLVANLLETVGVHRVIAIDLHAPQIQGFFDIPVDHLSAVRLFARYLQERGYTENAVVVSPDAGRAEEARRLSERLGLPFAMLAKRRHGPKETSVTYVIGEVVGKRPLVIDDIVSTGGTIRRGVEALLQAGALPEVVVMATHPVLVGEARENLSHPAIREVIFTDTIPLKDGGYTVLSTAELLAQAIQHVHTNQSVSALI comes from the coding sequence ATGGAAATCAAGCTCTTCACGGGGAACGCCCACCCCGATCTGGCCCGGCGGGTGGCGGAGGCTTTGGGGATACCCCTGGGGAAAGCCCTGGTGGATCGCTTCCCCGACGGCGAAGTGCAGGTGCGGCTTCTGGAAAGCGTGCGGGGGAATGACGTTTACCTAATCCAGCCCACCAGTCCTCCGGTGAACGATCACCTGATGGAGCTCCTCCTTCTGGCGGATGCCGCCCGCAGGAGTTCAGCGGGGCGCATCAACGCCGTCATCCCCTACTTCGGTTATGCCCGCCAGGACAAGCAAACCCAAGGGCGTGAGCCCGTGAGCGCCAAGCTGGTGGCCAACCTCCTGGAGACCGTGGGGGTGCACCGGGTGATCGCCATCGACCTGCACGCCCCCCAGATCCAGGGTTTCTTTGACATCCCCGTAGACCACCTGTCTGCGGTGCGCCTTTTTGCCCGCTACCTGCAGGAGAGAGGATATACGGAAAACGCCGTGGTGGTCTCCCCGGATGCGGGCCGGGCGGAGGAGGCGAGGCGGCTTTCCGAAAGGCTGGGCTTGCCCTTTGCCATGCTGGCCAAGCGTCGCCATGGCCCCAAGGAGACCTCCGTCACCTACGTGATCGGGGAGGTGGTGGGGAAGAGGCCCTTGGTCATAGATGACATCGTCTCCACCGGGGGGACCATAAGGCGGGGGGTGGAGGCCCTTCTCCAGGCGGGGGCTTTGCCTGAGGTGGTGGTCATGGCCACCCACCCGGTGCTGGTGGGGGAGGCAAGGGAGAACCTTTCCCACCCCGCCATCCGGGAGGTGATCTTCACGGATACCATTCCCCTGAAAGACGGGGGGTACACGGTGCTTTCCACCGCCGAGCTCCTGGCCCAGGCCATCCAGCACGTGCACACCAACCAATCGGTGAGTGCCCTGATCTAG
- a CDS encoding ChbG/HpnK family deacetylase, whose product MDLLERLGLPRRALLLHHDDLGLTHAQNSAYQALGFPTGSVMVPGAWASGVKGEDLGVHLVLTSEWPAPRMRPLTEGESLRDEAGYFPDSLEIVWERARQEEVERELRAQIEAAKRLFSPTHLDTHQGAVLRPDLAEVYLRLAQEYRLVPLVPESLEGLGVPPAFLPDLERLLARVPFPRVRFLDPYGLPPEERLGFYLDLANLPPGLYYLVHHSALPTPEGRALPDWRTREADYFALAHPEVRRVLAEFHPLTWRMVRDAL is encoded by the coding sequence ATGGACCTTCTGGAGCGGCTTGGGCTTCCTAGGCGGGCCCTCCTCCTGCACCACGATGACCTGGGCCTGACCCATGCGCAAAACAGCGCCTACCAGGCCCTGGGCTTTCCCACGGGAAGCGTGATGGTGCCGGGGGCCTGGGCCAGCGGGGTGAAGGGGGAGGATTTGGGGGTGCATCTGGTGCTCACCAGCGAGTGGCCCGCTCCCCGGATGCGGCCCCTGACGGAGGGGGAAAGCCTTAGGGACGAAGCGGGATATTTCCCGGATTCGTTGGAGATCGTCTGGGAAAGAGCCCGCCAGGAGGAGGTGGAACGGGAGCTAAGGGCGCAGATTGAGGCGGCCAAAAGGCTTTTCTCGCCCACCCACCTGGACACCCACCAAGGGGCCGTGCTGAGGCCCGACCTGGCGGAGGTTTACCTGCGGTTGGCCCAGGAGTACCGCCTGGTGCCCTTGGTGCCGGAGAGCCTCGAGGGCCTGGGGGTTCCCCCTGCCTTCCTGCCCGACCTGGAACGGCTCCTGGCCCGGGTGCCCTTCCCCAGGGTGCGCTTCCTGGACCCCTATGGCCTTCCCCCAGAGGAGCGGCTTGGCTTTTACCTGGATTTGGCCAACCTCCCCCCGGGCCTTTACTACCTGGTGCACCACAGCGCCCTCCCCACCCCCGAGGGCCGGGCCCTTCCCGACTGGCGGACGCGGGAGGCTGACTACTTTGCCCTTGCCCACCCCGAGGTGCGCCGGGTCCTGGCCGAGTTCCACCCCCTTACGTGGCGGATGGTTCGGGATGCGCTTTAG
- the ddl gene encoding D-alanine--D-alanine ligase, producing MAAPKVLLIAGGRSPEHEVSLLSAQGVLEHIPFPTELAVIAKDGRWLLGEEALAALGAKVAPAGRHGFPPPLEWSRYDVVFPLLHGRWGEDGTIQGFLEILGKPYVGAGVAASALCMDKDLSKRVLAQAGIPVVPWVALYPGERPFIPFDPPFFVKPANTGSSIGIRRVEHYAELEEALEEAFRHDHKAVVEQGLPGVRELEVGVLGNVFGEASPVGEVRYQAAFYDYETKYTPGRAELLIPAPLDPGTQETLQELALKAYKLLGIRGMARVDFFLAEGEVYLNEINTIPGFTPTSMYPRLFAAGGLPYPELLRRLVELALG from the coding sequence ATGGCTGCGCCTAAGGTCCTCCTCATCGCCGGGGGAAGAAGCCCCGAGCACGAGGTTTCCCTCCTTTCCGCCCAGGGGGTTTTGGAACACATTCCTTTCCCCACCGAGCTGGCCGTGATCGCCAAGGACGGCAGGTGGCTCCTTGGGGAGGAGGCCCTTGCCGCTCTTGGGGCTAAGGTGGCCCCTGCTGGCCGGCATGGCTTTCCACCCCCTTTGGAGTGGAGCCGGTATGACGTGGTCTTCCCCCTGCTTCACGGAAGGTGGGGGGAGGATGGTACCATCCAGGGGTTCTTGGAGATCCTGGGCAAGCCCTACGTGGGGGCGGGGGTGGCGGCCAGTGCCCTTTGCATGGACAAGGACTTAAGCAAGCGGGTCTTGGCCCAGGCGGGGATTCCCGTGGTGCCCTGGGTGGCCCTTTACCCAGGGGAGCGCCCCTTTATCCCCTTTGACCCCCCTTTTTTCGTCAAGCCCGCCAACACGGGTTCCAGCATCGGCATCCGCCGGGTGGAGCATTACGCGGAGCTGGAGGAGGCCCTGGAGGAGGCCTTCCGCCACGACCATAAGGCGGTGGTGGAGCAGGGGCTTCCGGGGGTGCGGGAGCTGGAGGTGGGGGTTTTGGGCAACGTCTTTGGGGAGGCCAGCCCGGTGGGGGAGGTGCGCTATCAGGCGGCCTTTTACGACTATGAAACCAAGTACACCCCTGGGCGGGCGGAGCTTCTGATCCCTGCTCCCCTGGACCCTGGTACCCAGGAGACCCTTCAGGAGCTGGCCTTAAAGGCCTATAAGCTTCTGGGCATCCGCGGCATGGCCCGGGTGGACTTCTTCCTGGCGGAGGGGGAGGTTTACCTGAACGAGATCAACACCATCCCCGGATTCACCCCCACCAGCATGTACCCCAGGCTTTTCGCCGCTGGGGGGCTACCCTACCCCGAGCTTTTAAGGCGGCTGGTGGAGTTGGCCCTGGGGTAG
- the pth gene encoding aminoacyl-tRNA hydrolase: protein MFLVVGQGNPGERYARTRHNLGFMVLDRLGLEFRPKGEALLAEVEVAGEKGIFLKPLTYYNLSGQAVAPLVRFYKIPPERLLVVHDEMDLPLGRLRFKAGGSSAGNRGVASIAEALGTGAFHRLRLGIGKPPSRELGAEYVLSPFLPEEWPVVERVLEAAKEAVLCWVREGLPPCAGRFNGLDLSQGLGGKG from the coding sequence ATGTTTTTGGTGGTGGGCCAGGGAAACCCGGGGGAGCGCTACGCCAGAACCCGGCACAACCTGGGGTTTATGGTCCTGGACCGGCTGGGGCTGGAGTTCCGCCCCAAGGGGGAGGCCCTTTTGGCCGAAGTGGAGGTGGCGGGAGAGAAGGGGATTTTCCTCAAGCCCCTCACCTACTACAACCTAAGCGGCCAGGCGGTGGCTCCCCTGGTGCGCTTTTACAAGATCCCTCCGGAGCGCCTTTTGGTGGTTCACGACGAGATGGACCTGCCCTTAGGCCGCCTGCGCTTCAAGGCGGGGGGTAGTTCTGCGGGAAACCGGGGGGTGGCCTCCATTGCCGAGGCCTTGGGAACCGGGGCGTTTCACCGCCTGCGCCTGGGCATCGGCAAGCCCCCTTCCCGGGAGCTTGGGGCGGAGTATGTGCTTTCCCCCTTCCTTCCCGAGGAGTGGCCGGTGGTGGAGAGGGTCCTCGAGGCGGCCAAGGAGGCCGTGCTCTGCTGGGTAAGGGAGGGGCTTCCCCCCTGTGCGGGGCGCTTTAACGGCCTGGATCTTTCCCAAGGCTTGGGGGGAAAGGGCTAA